In the genome of Hymenobacter cellulosivorans, one region contains:
- a CDS encoding polysaccharide deacetylase family protein: MRILHVLSADFFAGSVSYAVHLAEAHRAQGHEVIMVSDMDQLPTGALCVQAPITNRRHPQRLRNILLLRRLLREHRIEVVHAHSRAASWVAYFAVKGTGVPLVSTVHGRQHLHTSTSLFDIYGDRVIAICANLKTHLVEEVKMQPEKIVLLPNGVNFADQAPELATQVRPLRLSFIGRFNGGKGERAAQLLQHVFPALLREFAVLRVAMVGAELEHLPAAGKAALAQLQAQFGERVEVVGFTKDVPGWLQQSALVVGAGRVAIEGLGAGCSVLALGEAAYAGLVTEATYEQAAASNFGDISAHLQDTTVDYGQLLQDARTFLAAPHPVGAALQARVQRDYSLPVIAGQVLDVYRAAVMKKRVPGFIPILMYHKIPTEPLQTKHRIFVTQRNFEQHLQFFRRKNFTPITFLDYLAFANGETDLQEFPARPIILTFDDGYTDNFTNLLPLMQRYNYRGVLYLLGDDAVRYNFWDVDTDPTEPRCEIMNLEQKRAFVAAGWEIGAHTLQHPNLTTLPAEQAAREITQSKQQLEQELETPVVSFAYPYGGLNEQVKQLVREAGFAFGVATDTGGMHLEDDRFQIFRINMFPEETASSLFKKTAPWYRKYYRFKRKK; encoded by the coding sequence ATGCGCATTCTCCACGTCTTGTCCGCCGATTTCTTTGCCGGTTCCGTCAGCTACGCCGTGCACCTGGCCGAGGCGCACCGGGCCCAGGGCCACGAGGTAATCATGGTGTCGGACATGGACCAGCTGCCCACCGGGGCGTTATGCGTGCAGGCCCCCATTACCAACCGGCGTCATCCGCAGCGCCTGCGCAACATTCTGCTGCTGCGTCGCCTCTTGCGCGAGCACCGGATTGAGGTGGTACACGCTCACTCCCGGGCGGCCAGCTGGGTGGCTTACTTTGCCGTGAAGGGCACCGGCGTGCCGCTGGTTTCCACGGTGCACGGCCGCCAGCACCTGCACACCTCCACCAGCCTCTTCGACATCTACGGCGACCGGGTCATTGCCATTTGCGCCAACCTGAAAACGCACTTAGTGGAGGAAGTAAAGATGCAGCCCGAGAAAATTGTGCTGCTGCCCAACGGTGTCAATTTTGCCGACCAGGCACCCGAGCTGGCTACCCAGGTCCGGCCGCTGCGCCTGTCCTTTATCGGGCGCTTCAATGGGGGCAAGGGTGAGCGGGCAGCCCAATTGCTACAACACGTATTCCCGGCTTTGCTCCGGGAGTTTGCGGTGCTGCGCGTGGCTATGGTAGGAGCGGAGCTGGAACACCTGCCCGCCGCCGGCAAAGCGGCTTTGGCGCAGCTGCAGGCGCAGTTTGGCGAGCGGGTCGAAGTGGTAGGTTTTACCAAGGATGTGCCCGGATGGCTGCAGCAGTCGGCACTGGTGGTGGGAGCGGGGCGCGTCGCCATCGAGGGCCTGGGCGCGGGCTGCAGCGTGCTGGCCCTGGGCGAGGCTGCCTACGCCGGCCTAGTCACGGAAGCTACCTACGAGCAGGCTGCGGCCTCCAACTTCGGCGACATTTCGGCCCATCTGCAGGATACCACAGTCGACTACGGACAGTTGCTCCAGGACGCCCGCACGTTTCTGGCCGCGCCCCACCCGGTGGGGGCGGCCCTGCAGGCCCGGGTGCAGCGCGACTACAGCCTGCCGGTTATTGCCGGGCAGGTGCTGGACGTATACCGCGCCGCCGTGATGAAAAAGCGGGTGCCTGGCTTCATTCCGATTTTGATGTACCACAAAATCCCGACCGAGCCGCTGCAAACCAAGCACCGCATCTTCGTCACCCAACGCAACTTCGAGCAGCACCTGCAGTTTTTTCGGCGCAAAAATTTTACACCCATCACGTTTCTCGACTATCTGGCTTTTGCCAACGGCGAAACAGACCTGCAGGAGTTTCCGGCCCGGCCCATCATCCTCACCTTCGACGACGGCTACACGGATAACTTCACCAACCTGCTGCCCCTGATGCAGCGCTACAACTACCGCGGCGTGCTCTACCTGCTCGGCGACGACGCGGTGCGCTACAACTTCTGGGACGTGGACACCGACCCCACTGAGCCGCGCTGTGAGATTATGAATCTGGAGCAAAAGCGGGCTTTCGTGGCCGCGGGCTGGGAAATCGGGGCCCATACGCTGCAGCATCCCAACCTGACCACGCTACCCGCTGAGCAAGCCGCGCGGGAAATAACCCAGAGCAAGCAGCAGCTAGAGCAGGAACTCGAAACCCCGGTCGTGTCCTTTGCCTACCCCTATGGCGGGCTCAATGAGCAGGTCAAGCAGCTGGTGCGCGAGGCCGGGTTTGCCTTCGGCGTAGCTACCGACACGGGTGGGATGCACCTGGAAGACGACCGGTTCCAGATTTTTCGCATCAATATGTTTCCCGAGGAAACTGCCAGCTCCCTGTTCAAGAAAACTGCGCCCTGGTACCGGAAATATTACCGGTTCAAGCGCAAAAAGTAG
- a CDS encoding ammonium transporter produces the protein MSRSAVLRPSYSLLTLAGLIILSTVAAFVDLPHPAAVAGSLNAADMAWMLTATAFVLIMTPGLSFFYGGMVRPKNVISTMLQSFVALGVISLVWYFVGFSLAYGDSWHGLIGNPLTFVMLRNVGTAPHPVLSPNIPFVLFFAFQLKFAIITPALITGSFAERVRFKAYLAFMVLFCIFIYCPLAHWTWHPEGFLRKWGVLDFAGGTVVHISAGIASLAAAIVLGPRSIHGRKTSFVTPNVPYVILGTGLLWFGWFGFNAGSALGANELAALSFVNTNMASAAALVAWLLIEVVRGGKPTAMGACIGAVVGLVAITPAAGYVTYGQSVLIGVLAALISQAAVHWQNSRTSIDDTLDVFPCHGLGGIVGMLLTGVFADKVGLVHGSATTFGYHVLGLVIVIGFTFIGAWVLLKVTDLIFGLRVKPAQEELGLDLSQHEESTYHIDEEFEQTYRKEQVREAVEQQV, from the coding sequence ATGAGTCGTTCTGCAGTCCTTCGCCCGAGCTATAGTTTACTTACGTTGGCCGGGCTCATCATCCTGAGCACTGTCGCCGCCTTCGTCGACCTGCCCCACCCGGCCGCCGTAGCCGGCAGCCTCAACGCGGCCGACATGGCCTGGATGCTGACCGCCACAGCTTTCGTGCTGATCATGACGCCGGGTTTGTCGTTTTTCTACGGGGGCATGGTGCGACCCAAAAACGTCATTTCCACCATGCTGCAGAGCTTCGTGGCCCTGGGCGTCATTTCCCTGGTGTGGTACTTTGTGGGCTTTTCCTTAGCCTACGGCGACTCCTGGCACGGCCTGATCGGCAACCCGCTCACGTTTGTAATGCTGCGCAACGTGGGTACGGCCCCGCACCCGGTGTTGTCGCCCAACATTCCCTTCGTGCTGTTTTTTGCCTTTCAGCTCAAGTTTGCCATCATCACCCCGGCTCTGATTACCGGCTCCTTCGCCGAGCGGGTACGCTTCAAGGCGTACCTGGCCTTTATGGTGCTGTTCTGCATCTTCATTTACTGCCCCCTGGCCCACTGGACCTGGCACCCTGAGGGCTTTCTGCGCAAATGGGGCGTGCTCGACTTTGCCGGGGGAACGGTAGTGCATATTTCGGCCGGTATTGCTTCCCTGGCGGCTGCCATAGTGTTGGGTCCGCGCAGTATTCACGGCCGCAAAACCTCCTTCGTGACGCCCAACGTGCCCTACGTTATCCTGGGTACCGGCCTGCTATGGTTTGGCTGGTTTGGCTTCAATGCCGGCTCGGCCCTGGGGGCCAATGAGCTGGCTGCCCTCTCATTCGTGAATACTAACATGGCCTCGGCCGCCGCCCTGGTGGCTTGGCTGCTGATTGAAGTAGTGCGGGGTGGCAAGCCCACGGCCATGGGCGCTTGCATCGGGGCTGTAGTCGGGCTGGTGGCCATTACGCCCGCCGCCGGCTACGTGACCTACGGCCAAAGTGTGCTGATTGGTGTGCTGGCCGCCCTGATCAGCCAGGCGGCCGTACACTGGCAAAACAGCCGTACTTCAATTGACGACACGCTCGACGTATTTCCCTGCCACGGCCTGGGCGGTATCGTGGGCATGCTGCTCACCGGTGTGTTTGCCGATAAAGTCGGCCTTGTTCACGGCTCGGCCACCACGTTTGGCTACCACGTGCTGGGCCTGGTCATCGTCATCGGCTTTACCTTCATCGGCGCCTGGGTGCTGCTGAAAGTAACGGACCTCATTTTCGGTCTGCGTGTGAAACCTGCTCAGGAAGAGTTAGGCCTCGATTTGAGCCAGCACGAGGAATCTACCTACCACATCGACGAGGAATTCGAGCAAACCTACCGCAAGGAGCAGGTGCGCGAAGCAGTAGAGCAGCAGGTCTGA
- a CDS encoding DUF167 domain-containing protein, with translation MPVTLHLKAKPNSRQNQLLVAADGSLTVRLKAPAQDGKANACLLAYLAEVFGVNKSSVELLSGHTAPFKKVRLATVEEAKLPAVLAQYKE, from the coding sequence ATGCCCGTTACGCTCCACCTCAAAGCCAAACCCAACAGCCGCCAGAACCAGCTCCTCGTGGCAGCCGACGGCAGCCTGACCGTGCGGCTCAAGGCGCCAGCCCAGGACGGCAAGGCCAATGCCTGCCTACTGGCGTATCTGGCTGAAGTGTTTGGCGTGAATAAATCCAGCGTGGAACTGCTGAGCGGGCATACGGCCCCGTTCAAGAAAGTGCGATTGGCTACTGTGGAAGAAGCAAAGCTGCCGGCCGTTCTGGCGCAGTACAAGGAATAA
- a CDS encoding endonuclease III domain-containing protein, whose translation MEPTSAVCTDFASCQARALRAHERLCAEYGAPFRFFSTKDPLSELISALLSHRTRNQESHRAYQQLRAEFPTWEEVRDAPTAAVEQAISACTWPEQKAPRIQAVLREISERCGGPCDLTFLAEKPIPEARAWLESISGVGPKTSAATLLFSSLRLPAMPVDSHHHRVAQRLGLIGPKVGEGPAHKVLAALLPPDWDAQQVYDHHEALMFHGQKCCYFHSPACARCVVLDQCPFGQARLGKPAPTPPAA comes from the coding sequence GTGGAACCTACCTCAGCCGTTTGTACCGATTTTGCTTCCTGCCAGGCGCGGGCCCTGCGGGCGCACGAACGGCTGTGCGCCGAGTACGGCGCCCCGTTCCGGTTTTTCAGCACCAAGGACCCGCTCAGTGAGCTGATTAGCGCCCTGCTCTCGCACCGCACCCGCAACCAGGAGTCGCACCGGGCTTACCAGCAACTGCGGGCTGAGTTTCCGACCTGGGAAGAAGTGCGCGATGCGCCCACTGCCGCCGTAGAGCAGGCCATCAGCGCCTGCACCTGGCCCGAGCAGAAAGCCCCACGGATTCAGGCCGTGCTGCGCGAAATCAGCGAACGGTGCGGCGGCCCCTGCGACCTTACCTTTCTGGCCGAAAAGCCGATTCCCGAGGCCCGGGCGTGGTTGGAATCCATTTCCGGAGTGGGACCCAAAACCAGCGCCGCTACCCTGCTCTTCAGTTCTCTGCGCCTGCCGGCCATGCCCGTCGATAGTCACCACCACCGCGTGGCGCAGCGCCTGGGCCTGATTGGTCCCAAAGTAGGCGAAGGACCTGCCCACAAGGTACTGGCCGCCCTGCTCCCACCCGACTGGGACGCCCAGCAGGTGTACGACCACCACGAGGCCCTCATGTTTCACGGGCAGAAGTGCTGCTATTTTCACTCTCCGGCCTGCGCACGGTGCGTGGTCCTGGATCAGTGCCCGTTCGGGCAGGCGCGCCTAGGCAAACCCGCCCCGACGCCACCGGCGGCGTAG
- a CDS encoding ZIP family metal transporter: MTFPTWAVAGFWGLVSGSALVIGAAIGYYANIAPRVIAAVMAFGSGVLISTLSLELMEDAYAKGGLDSTALGFVGGAAVYTLANCLLARQGAKHRKRSGHHQKVEREKVQTGQKEATEPGDDNGMALAIGALLDGIPESIVIGLSLLAGGAVSVVAVVAIFLSNLPEGLSSAAGMKKAGRSARYIFLLWLGIALISGLASLAGYTIFSHFSQEVVAATTAVAAGAVLAMIADTMIPEAFETAHNFTGLITVLGFLTAFFLSKME; this comes from the coding sequence ATGACTTTTCCGACCTGGGCCGTAGCCGGCTTCTGGGGCCTGGTTTCCGGCTCCGCCCTAGTTATTGGGGCCGCCATTGGCTACTACGCCAACATTGCCCCCCGCGTAATTGCCGCCGTTATGGCCTTTGGCAGCGGCGTGCTGATTTCGACCTTATCCCTGGAGTTAATGGAAGACGCCTACGCCAAAGGCGGCCTCGACTCTACGGCGTTGGGCTTTGTGGGCGGGGCCGCGGTTTACACGCTGGCCAACTGTCTACTGGCCCGGCAGGGTGCTAAGCACCGCAAACGCTCGGGGCATCATCAGAAAGTAGAGCGCGAAAAAGTGCAAACCGGCCAGAAAGAAGCCACCGAGCCCGGCGACGACAACGGCATGGCCTTGGCTATCGGCGCCCTGCTCGACGGGATTCCCGAAAGCATCGTCATTGGCCTGAGCTTGCTGGCCGGCGGAGCGGTAAGCGTGGTGGCGGTAGTGGCCATTTTTCTGTCGAACCTGCCGGAGGGACTTTCCAGCGCGGCGGGCATGAAGAAGGCGGGCCGCTCGGCGCGCTACATCTTTCTACTGTGGTTGGGTATTGCCCTGATTTCGGGTCTGGCGTCGTTGGCGGGCTACACGATTTTTAGCCACTTTTCCCAGGAAGTGGTAGCGGCCACCACGGCCGTGGCGGCCGGGGCCGTGCTGGCCATGATTGCCGATACAATGATACCCGAAGCCTTCGAAACAGCCCATAACTTCACCGGCCTGATAACGGTGCTGGGCTTTCTGACGGCCTTTTTCCTGAGCAAGATGGAGTAA
- a CDS encoding ATP-binding protein, with protein sequence MAALPNPSDLQPLLDALAFSPENVPLRRHVATLLRQAGRLAEAEEHYRTGLRQAPDDVELQLGLAETYAALQKTSAALVVLEELLRDHPDQARAHLLHARLLARAGGPPDEARVAYQQALQFDSSLRDPALDEQLGLRPAAQPAGGGAPADYSASVSADYGLDERALFAGLEKPKITFNDVGGMEAVKEEIRLKIIHPLQFPDLYKAYGKAAGGGLLLYGPPGCGKTHLARATAGEVKASFIHVGINDILDMWMGQSEKKLHDLFELARVQAPCVLFFDEVDALAANRHDLRQSAGRTLINQFLEELDGARHSNDGVLILAATNAPWHLDPAFRRPGRFDRIVLVTPPDEPARVAILEVLLRGKPVAPGLNLNALAAQTAGLSGADLQAVVDVAVEACLRESMKAGKPLPVQQTNLLAAAKQVKPSTKEWFATAKNYALYSNEGGNYDDILTYLGIKK encoded by the coding sequence ATGGCTGCTCTGCCCAATCCATCTGACTTACAACCCCTGCTCGACGCCCTGGCGTTTTCACCCGAAAATGTACCGCTGCGGCGTCATGTAGCCACATTATTGCGGCAAGCCGGCCGCCTCGCCGAGGCCGAGGAGCACTACCGTACCGGTTTGCGCCAGGCCCCCGACGATGTGGAGCTACAGCTGGGCCTGGCCGAAACGTACGCCGCACTGCAGAAAACCTCGGCCGCGCTGGTCGTGCTGGAAGAATTGCTGCGCGACCACCCAGACCAGGCCCGCGCCCACCTGCTGCACGCCCGGCTCCTAGCCCGGGCCGGCGGCCCACCCGACGAAGCCCGGGTTGCCTACCAACAGGCCTTACAATTCGACAGCAGCCTGCGCGACCCGGCTTTGGATGAGCAGCTGGGGTTGCGCCCGGCCGCCCAGCCCGCCGGGGGTGGCGCCCCGGCCGACTACTCGGCCAGCGTATCGGCCGACTATGGCCTTGATGAGCGGGCCTTATTTGCGGGTTTGGAAAAGCCCAAAATCACCTTCAACGACGTGGGTGGTATGGAGGCGGTGAAAGAGGAAATCCGTCTCAAAATCATTCACCCGCTGCAGTTCCCCGACTTGTACAAAGCCTACGGCAAGGCTGCCGGGGGCGGACTGCTGCTCTACGGCCCACCTGGCTGTGGCAAAACCCATTTGGCCCGGGCCACGGCCGGTGAGGTGAAAGCCTCGTTTATCCACGTCGGCATCAACGACATTCTGGATATGTGGATGGGGCAGAGCGAGAAAAAGCTCCACGACCTGTTTGAACTGGCCCGGGTGCAGGCTCCGTGCGTGCTGTTCTTCGACGAAGTAGATGCCCTAGCCGCCAACCGCCACGACCTACGCCAGAGCGCCGGCCGCACCCTTATCAACCAGTTTCTGGAGGAACTCGACGGGGCCCGGCACTCCAACGACGGAGTGTTGATTCTGGCCGCCACTAACGCGCCCTGGCACCTGGACCCAGCCTTCCGCCGCCCCGGCCGCTTCGACCGGATTGTGCTGGTAACCCCACCTGATGAGCCCGCCCGCGTGGCCATTCTGGAAGTGCTGCTGCGCGGCAAGCCCGTGGCGCCCGGCCTGAACCTGAATGCCCTGGCTGCCCAAACAGCCGGCCTTTCCGGCGCCGATTTGCAGGCGGTGGTGGATGTGGCCGTGGAAGCCTGCCTACGCGAGTCGATGAAGGCAGGAAAGCCACTGCCGGTGCAGCAAACCAACCTACTGGCTGCCGCCAAGCAGGTAAAGCCCAGCACGAAGGAGTGGTTTGCCACGGCCAAAAACTACGCTTTGTACTCGAACGAAGGTGGCAACTACGACGACATTCTGACTTACCTGGGCATCAAAAAGTAG